A region from the Vicia villosa cultivar HV-30 ecotype Madison, WI unplaced genomic scaffold, Vvil1.0 ctg.003122F_1_1, whole genome shotgun sequence genome encodes:
- the LOC131640427 gene encoding auxin-binding protein ABP19a-like, producing MKMFLTISFFIFSLLSHSHASVVDFCVADYNLPNGPAGYSCKTPKKVTADDFVFHGLATSGNTTNIIKAAVTPAFDAQFPGVNGLGISIARLDLAGGGVIPLHTHPGASEILVVVQGTICAGFVSSDNTVYLETLYKGDVMVFPQGLLHFQINSGGSNALAFVSFSSANPGLQILDFALFKSDFPTELITQTTFLDAVVVKKLKGVLGGSG from the coding sequence ATGAAGATGTTTCTCACTATCTCCTTCttcattttctctcttctttcccaCTCCCATGCATCAGTAGTAGATTTCTGTGTAGCAGATTACAATTTACCAAACGGCCCGGCCGGATATTCTTGCAAAACACCCAAAAAAGTAACCGCTGATGACTTCGTCTTCCACGGCCTAGCCACAAGTGGAAACACCACAAACATTATCAAAGCCGCCGTTACACCTGCATTCGACGCACAATTTCCCGGTGTAAACGGCCTTGGAATCTCCATTGCGCGTCTAGACTTAGCTGGAGGTGGAGTCATTCCACTTCACACTCACCCGGGTGCTTCGGAGATATTGGTTGTTGTTCAAGGAACAATCTGTGCTGGTTTTGTTTCCTCAGACAATACTGTTTACCTTGAAACACTTTACAAAGGTGATGTTATGGTTTTCCCTCAAGGGTTGTTGCATTTCCAAATTAACAGTGGCGGTTCTAATGCACTTGCTTTTGTTAGCTTTAGTAGCGCTAATCCTGGTTTACAGATATTGGATTTCGCTTTGTTTAAGAGTGATTTTCCTACTGAGCTTATTACTCAAACTACTTTCCTTGATGCTGTTGTGGTGAAGAAGCTTAAAGGTGTTCTTGGAGGTAGTGGTTAA